A stretch of the Malus domestica chromosome 08, GDT2T_hap1 genome encodes the following:
- the LOC114826662 gene encoding magnesium transporter MRS2-4-like produces MGKGPFSFKRSSSSVRRRPKKLIGTPPSPFPSPPQPIRSPPPSNSVNVNSTNTNNTSLSAVVAGGAGGGVKGKKKAGGARLWMRFDRFGVSELVECDKNAIIRRAAIPARDLRILGPVFSQSSSILAREKAMVVNLEFIKAIVTAEEVLLLDPLRQEVLPFADQLRQQLPQKSQSRIQEASPLDEQDTDASTIRQWLPVPEAVEGLQCDLPFEFQVLEVALEVVCIYLDSSVAELEREAYPVLDELARNVSTKNLELVRSLKSNLTRLLARVQKVRDEIEHLLDDNEDMAQLYLTRKWMQNQQPEDLLGRSASNRIPASHLRRLGSTRSGSLVTSYYMDHDDVEDLEMLLEAYFMQLDGTRNKILSVREYIDDTEDYVNIQLDNQRNELIQLQLTLTIASFAVAVETLISGIFGMNIPCILYDKDGIFEAFVGGITAFSVLLFFLVFGYARWKKLLGT; encoded by the exons ATGGGGAAGGGTCCCTTCTCTTTCAAGCGCAGCAGCAGCAGCGTACGACGCCGCCCCAAGAAGCTCATTGGCACTCCACCTTCCCCTTTTCCCTCTCCGCCGCAGCCGATTCGGTCTCCCCCGCCCTCCAACAGTGTCAATGTTAACAGTACCAATACGAATAATACTAGTCTCAGCGCGGTTGTTGCTGGCGGCGCCGGCGGTGGAGtgaaggggaagaagaaggcTGGAGGAGCCAGGCTTTGGATGCGGTTTGACCGCTTCGGCGTATCAGAGCTCGTCGAGTGTGATAAGAACGCTATCATTCGACGCGCTGCCATCCCCGCCCGGGACTTGAGGATTCTCGGCCCTGTCTTCTCCCAATCCTCCAGCATCCTTG CCAGGGAGAAGGCCATGGTGGTTAATTTAGAGTTTATAAAGGCTATAGTTACAGCCGAAGAAGTTTTGTTGCTGGATCCTCTTCGGCAGGAGGTTCTTCCATTTGCAGATCAGCTAAGGCAACAACTTCCTCAGAAAAGCCAATCCAGGATACAAGAAGCAAGTCCACTTGATGAACAAGATACGGATGCTTCAACTATAAGGCAATGGTTACCTGTTCCCGAGGCTGTTGAAGGATTGCAGTGTGATCTCCCATTTGAGTTTCAGGTTCTGGAGGTTGCATTAGAAGTTGTCTGTATATACTTGGATTCTAGTGTGGCAGAACTTGAGAGAGAAGCCTACCCTGTGTTAGATGAACTGGCCAGAAATGTTAGCACCAAAAACCTTGAACTTGTGAGGAGTTTGAAAAGCAATCTTACCCGTTTGCTTGCACGTGTCCAGAAG GTGAGGGATGAAATTGAACATTTGTTGGATGACAATGAAGATATGGCACAATTATATCTAACAAGGAAATGGATGCAGAATCAACAGCCCGAGGATTTGTTGGGGCGTTCTGCGTCAAATAGAATCCCCGCATCCCATCTTCGTCGGCTTGGTTCCACCAGAAGCGGGAGTTTGGTAACCAGTTACTATATGGACCACGATGATGTAGAAGATCTAGAGATGCTGCTTGAGGCATATTTTATGCAGCTGGATGGAACCCGTAACAAGATATTATCT GTGCGGGAGTATATTGATGACACGGAGGATTATGTCAACATACAACTTGACAACCAACGAAACGAACTCATTCAGCTCCAGTTGACATTGACCATTGCATCATTTGCGGTAGCGGTGGAGACCTTGATATCTGGGATATTTGGTATGAACATCCCCTGTATCTTATACGACAAGGATGGGATATTTGAGGCCTTTGTTGGGGGTATTACAGCATTTTCCGTGTTACTCTTCTTTCTCGTCTTCGGGTATGCGAGGTGGAAAAAGCTGCTTGGTACATGA